In Mixophyes fleayi isolate aMixFle1 chromosome 3, aMixFle1.hap1, whole genome shotgun sequence, the genomic stretch GATAACTGATCGGTCGGATAATTATCCAGTCTGTACCTAGATTAAGGGTCATTCTCTACAACTCGCTGCGCATAACTTTTTGCAactcataggggggtatttaattgttcggcttgacggccgaaaaactcgcgctctaaaactattaccgttaatatggtaaaattgtgcttaaaaaccgttcatacggtaatttactctctGAATTTCAGTtcgtagctcagggagctgcgagctgaaattcagcgagtaattaccgtattaatggtaatagttaGAGTGCGTGTTTTCcggaggtccggacgaacaactgaataccccccatagcCTTTATACCTGAAAGTGCAGTTTGAAAATACTCTGAAATATACAGAGGTGACACATAATAAAGACAGAACTCATGTCCCTTCACTctagggcggcggttcccaaaccgtgcgccgcggctcccaggggagccgcagcgctgtcactagGGTTCCGCGGGCCAGacctagaaaaaaagaaagaaaacaggaactgaccaatccgtcgggcgccgggacccagcagactcctctctcccgcagctgtcactgaatatcgacgtcgggtgacagctgcgggagagaggaggctgctgggtcccggcgcccgacggattgataagttcctgttttctttctattGCAGGTGCCTGGCGCCTggtgcggggcagagtgagagggatcgtagcagaggaggaggacagagggcagaggagggggacagcgtgagagagggcagaggagggggacagagggcagaggagggggacagcgtaccagagggcagaggagggggccagcatgacaaagggcagaggaggggacagtgtgcctggatgcagagggggcagtgtgtctggatgcagagggggcagtgtctggatgcagaggggcatttttgcatataactaaataagtatttctgccgtgacctaaatacttattacaattttttgacccaactacttctaaaacaggactgctcagtaattattttggaggggtgccttgaaaaaatttggagactctaagggtgccgcgaactgaaaaagtttgggaaccactgctctagggcCTCAATAAGACtgaaccaagcagtattttaggataaaaagtTGAAATAAGTGGGGGAGATGGTCCTAATATGGAAGTAGGATGGACATTGAAGTGACGCATTACCAGTAAATCTTTATGGTAGGATCAGATTGATTTTATGGGAATGTGGATGTTGGTACAGTGAGCTCTATACACACCCAGTTTTACATCCTCTAATGGCTGCagtaaaacacagaaaaatatcACTATGTCGCTTATAGAGACGTAAtggggacggtggcaaagcagGAGGAGCCGCTACAGAGCAAAATGACAGGGTGGCACAGGAGGTCCGTCTTGTCACAGTCAGAAATGTCTGAGTACTTCCAGGACCCGCCTGATTGGTCCTTTACATAGATAACAAATGATTTGCACTCAATATAATTAGGGACAGGTTTTGTTCTGTGGTTATACAGCAGAGTGTGTTAATGTGTCTGGATCCTGATGTCCCCTGTTTAAGTTTCAATACACAATGCAGttctctgtaattaaacaaagagCTGTATTTGAGGACCTATCCCTATCTAAACACACAGGGAGATAAACAAAGGACATTAGACCCCCCTGGTTTGATTTATATTCACACAGAAATttagtggacaataatccttaTGCCTAGACTATGACAATGGACTCGTCTGCATGTATACACAAGATAAGAAGGCCATGCTGCCTGACATATTAccacttaaaaatacaatataatacaagtttaaatatgattaaCAAATATAGGGAACTAGGAGGCTggaacaggggcggatctagaaaaaaatTCTACCCCAAGCAAattagggtgggggggggggggggggggatttaggccccaccccctttctgacttctaaggctgccggcggctacaCACTATATGCAGgtctgctcggcagtgacaatgtgctgcccggctgctctgcttgtgtttaaaacacaatcagagcagccgggcagcacattgtcactgtcGAGCGGACCTGCATATAGTGTGCagtcgccggcagcaagcccctgcttaCGTTGTAACGATCCACACTTTGTGAGAAACATAgagcagactggttgaggtgagaCTAATACCTCGtttcataccccccccccccccctggttccCCCACACTCCCTGCTCTCCCCCAGATCCCCCATACTCCCTGCTCTCTCCCCCCCAGATCCCTGCTCTCTCCCCCCAGATCCCCCACACTCCCTGCTCTATCCCCCTAGATCCCCCACACTCCCTGCTCTCTCCCCCCCAGATCCCCCACACTCCCTGCTCTTTCCCCACACTCCCTGCTCTCTCACCCCCAGATCCTCCACACTCCCTGCTCTCTCCCCCCCAGATCCCCCACACTAcctgctctctctcccccagaTCCCCCACTCTACCTGCTCTCCCCCCCAGATCCCCCACACTCCCTGCTCTCTCCCCCCCAGATCCCCCACACTACCTGCTCTCTCCCCCCCAGATCCCCCACACTACCTGCTCTCTCCCCCCCAGATCCCCCACACTCCCTGCTCTCTCCACCCCCTCAGATCCCCCACACTACCTGCTCACCCCCTCAGATCCCCCACACTCCCTGCTCTCTCCCCCCCAGATCCCCCACACTCcctgctctctcccccccccccagatccCCCACACTACCTGCTCTCTCCCCCCCAGATCCCCCTATTGCCTGGTTTTCCCCCACACTCCCTGCTCTCTCCCCCCCAGATCCCCCACACTACCTTCTCCACTCCAGATCCCCCTACTCCCTGGTCTTCCCCCACACTCCCTGCGCTCTCCCCCCCAGATCCCCCACACTACCTGCTCTCTCTTCCCCAGATCCCCCACACTACCTGCTCTCTCCCCCCAGATCCCCCACACTCCCTGCTCTCTTCCCCTAGATCCCCGCACACTCCCTGCTCTCTCCCCAGATCCCCCACACTACCTGCTCTCTCTTCCCCATATCCCCCACACTACCTGCTCTCTCCCGCCCAGATCCCCCACACTCCCTGCTCTCTCCCCCCCAGATCCCCCACACTCCCTGCTCTCTCCCCCCAGATCCCCCACACTCCCTGCTCTCTCCCCCCCAGATCCCCCACACTCCCTGCTCTCTCCCCCCAGATCCCCCACATTCCCTGCTCTCTCCCCACAATCCCTGCTCTCTCACCCCCAGATCCTCCACACTACCTGCTCTCTCCCCCAGATCCCCCTACTCCCTGCTCTCCCACACTCTCTGCTCTCTCCCCCCCAGATCCCCCACACTACCTGCTCTCTCCCCCCCAGATCCCCCACACTACCTGCTCTCTCCCCCCCAGATCCCCCACACTACCTGCTCTCTCCCCCCCAGATCACCCTACTCCCTGCTCTCCCACACTCTCTGCTCTCTTCACCCCAGATCCCCCACACTCCCTGCTCTCTCCCCACACTCcctgctctctccccccccagatcccccacactacctgctctctccccccccagatcccccacactacctgctctctccccccccagatCCCCCACACTACCTGCTCTCTCCCCCCCAGATCCCCCACACTACCTGCTCTCTCCCCCCCAGATCACCCTACTCCCTGCTCTCCCACACTCTCTGCTCTCTTCACCCCAGATCCCCCACACTCCCTGCTCTCTCCCCACACTCCCTGCTCTCTCCCCCCAGATCCCCCACACTCCCTGCTCTCTCCCCCCCAGATCCCCCACACTCcctgctctctccccccccagatcccccacactccctgctctctccccccccagagCACCCTACTCTCTGCTCTCCCACACTACCTGCTCTCTCCCCCCAGATCCCCCACACTCcctgctctctccccccccagatCCCCCACACTCCCTGCTCTCTCACCCCCAGATCCTCCACACTccctgctctctctcccccagatcccccacactacctgctctctctcccccagatcccccacactacctgctctctccccccccccagatCACCCTACTCCCTGCTCTCCCACACTCTCTGCTCTCCCCCCCCAGATCCCCCACACTCCCTGCTCTCCCCCACACTCCCTGCTCTCTCCCCCCTGATCCCCCACACTACCTGCTCTCTCCCCCCCAGATCCCCCACACTACCTGCTCTCTCCCCCCCAGATCCCCCACACTAcctgctctctccccccccagatcccccacactccctgctctctcccccccagatcccccacactccctgctctctccccccccagatCCCCCACACTCCCTGCTCTCTCCCCCCCAGATCCCCACACTCCCTGCTCTCTGCCCCCCAGATCCCCCACACTCCCTGCTCTCTCCCCCCCAGATCCCCCACACTCCCTGCTCTCTCCCCCCCAGATCCCCCACACTACCTGCTCTCTCCCCCCAGATCCCCCACACTACCTGCTCTCTCCCCCCCAGATCACCCTACTCCCTGCTCTCCCACACTCTCTGCTCTCTTCACCCCAGATCCCCCACACTCCCTGCTCTCTCCCCACACTCCCTGCTCTCTCCCCCCCAGATCCCCCACACTAcctgctctctccccccccagatcccccacactacctgctctctccccccccagatCCCCCAANNNNNNNNNNNNNNNNNNNNNNNNNNNNNNNNNNNNNNNNNNNNNNNNNNNNNNNNNNNNNNNNNNNNNNNNNNNNNNNNNNNNNNNNNNNNNNNNNNNNNNNNNNNNNNNNNNNNNNNNNNNNNNNNNNNNNNNNNNNNNNNNNNNNNNNNNNNNNNNNNNNNNNNNNNNNNNNNNNNNNNNNNNNNNNNNNNNNNNNNTGAGGTTTATGAGTGGGAGGTGTTGGTGAGGGTAAGTAGCTTGAATTGTGTTCTGGAGGTTTTGGTGATTTTCAGAATGGAAATGCCTATTCTATGTGTGTGTGATAATTGTATGTACCCTCTATATTTGGGGTTCAGGGGGGGGTCTCCCATACACTTATGATTAACAGTCTACGTCAGTTTATCTTTAACCCTCTATTATATGTGTCCGTACATTGAATCACTGAAACATGAATTAGCGGTTACACAGGGTTACCCCCTGTTGCATGTAAGGTCGACTGTCCCATCGCTTTACTCCTAGTAACACAAGATGTCCACATGCTCACACTCTCTAACCTTTGTATTATTTATAGCCAGCTCTATTTAGTGTTCTCCATCTCACTCATTATCCATGTTTACCGTAGGTCGGGGGATCTGCTTCCCTATGGTAAAATCCTGCGTATTTGGGCATGAATCAAAGTCTGTGGTTCCTGAAGAACCTTCGGCCACGACTCGAGTAGAAGGCGACCCTTCCACCAGCCAACAACTTCTGAAGCTGCTCTTCTGTGCTGCCGGACTACAGGTGAGAGCCTGAGAGAAGTGGGTGTGTAATGGGGGAATAGGTGTGCCTAATAACTTGGTCTACAAGGGGTAAGTAGGGTGACGGACATGGCGACAAATCCATTCATTTACCAATTACGTTCTTAAAGTGTCTTGTTATTTACTGTCTTAACACAGATCTCGTACCTGACATGGGGCGTGCTACAAGAGCGTGTAATGACCCGTACCTATATTACTACAGAGCCTGGGATCCCAGGAGAAAAGTTCAGAGACTCTCAATTCTTGGTGTTCATGAACCGTATCCTAGCTCTCACGGTGGCTGGAATTTACTGCGCTTTCACCAAGCAGCCGCGTCACGGGGCCCCCATGTACAAATACTCCTTTGCCTCTCTCTCCAACATCCTTAGCAGCTGGTGTCAATATGAGGCACTCAAGTTCATCAGTTTCCCCACTCAGGTCTTGGCCAAAGCATCCAAGGTCATCCCGGTCATGCTGATGGGAAAACTGGTCTCGCACAAGAGCTACGAGTACTGGGAGTATTTTACTGCTGTTCTGATTTCAGTCGGGGTCAGTATGTTCTTACTGTCTAATGGAGAAAATTATCGTCCTTCTGGAGTCACCACCTTTTCCGGAGTGGTAATTCTGGTGGGTTATATCGTGTTTGACAGCTTCACGTCCAACTGGCAGGACTCTCTCTTTAAGTACAAGATGTCCTCTGTACAGATGATGTTTGGGGTGAACCTCTTCTCCTGCCTCTTCACAGTCTTCTCTCTGCTGGAACAGGGTGCTCTGCAGGAGTCTATTCGCTTCATGACCCGACACCCAGATTTCGCTTTCCATGCAGGCCTACTATCGGTTTGCTCAGCTTTTGGCCAACTCTTCATCTTTTACACCATTAACAAATTTGGGGCAGCTATTTTTACGATAATCATGACTCTACGGCAGGCTTTGGCCATCCTCCTGTCTTGTCTCCTCTACGGCCACCCTGTCAGCCCAGTTGGAGCCGTGGGGGTGGCAGTGGTTTTCCTTGCCTTATTTTTACGTGTCTATGCCCGAGGCAGGATGAAGAAAAAGGGGAGGAAGGCGGCCGATACCCCGGTGGTGCAGAAGGTGTAAAATGGAGCTTAATCCTTTGTGAAATCAATGACACatctactatgtattattgacCCATTAAATGGGGCCTTGTCAAACAGATGGATGGACAGCTGAGAGCTCCGTGTTGTTTAACAACTTTCTCTCTCTGGTGTGTCTTGGGTGCGCTGGCGGTCACGTGGAGCCGCTGTCTGAACATAATGCTGGGCCATAGTTAGGACAGTCAAATCTTTTACTGCTGCTGTAAACGCAGACTCTACGCAGGACATGTAAAGTCCGGAAAAtttatatttgtgatttttttattttttgattattttttttttgattattttaattGAGGACCAGAATGTACTGCATTATTAAACGGTACATAATGTTGACAGATCCTTTCTTTTACATGCTCTCCTAACTTTCTTTCTACCCTTAAATGACAAAGTACCATTAGAAGATTTTGTTTAGTGCAGAGTTTTAAGGTCTTTACATGGATCTCACCAATGATCATCTGTCCTGTGCACCCTCCATCCAGCAACGAAAACACGATGAGAGCAAAGGAAGAGGGAGATGGCTCTAGTGTAGGGGAATGGGATGGAATAGGGGCAGGTTcgaaggagggaggggaggggaggggggagggcttTCTACAGCATTTACAAGTAGAACGTAAGATGATGACTTTGTTACTGCGCTCTCTCCTGATGATCAGCACCCAGGCCCCCACCAATATGTCCTGTGGCCTTATTAAGGGCCCCCGGCACCTTACACACCCACAGTGGAGGCTGTCATTTTCTGGGCTGGGCCTATATACATAATAATGTAGTCTGTCAATTCATAGGAACCATGGAAGTGAGAACAGAACATATAAACACAACAACATGAGGAATGCCTATTCCCAGCAGCGAGGTACACTTATAATCTGTATGAGAAAGTAACGTAATACCTCTAGAACAACACTAATTCTAGAGCTGTCAATCCACTCCGCTCCCTGACTGTAATGGCACCAGGTTATCACGCAGACTGGTACAGGTgccacttacacacatatagcgGCTTGTGGTATTCAtagtctcatgaatattggtgctGCCTCCGATGGGTGCAGGCAATGAGTTATGTTATAGCATTGCTTAAAGGTGCCAATCTGTATTACAGACAGCAATCACACATTCATTTCTATCTGTCTATTGCAAATTGAACAAGGCTGTTATAGCTGCAGTACCACCTATACAAATATTATCTATTAATACTAACATGCGTGAGGGTGAGGAGCAGCCATGGTCCTGGTGCTCTGCCTATGCTGTAATACAGAGCCAGCACATCGAAGACGCTCGCCATATTTGCCTTTGTTGAGAACTGGGCTGATGTAGCATGTATAGGAAGGCTAGGAGAGGTGCAGTGTGATATAGTGGGTATAACGGAGGCCTGGCTGGATGGAAGACATGACTGGGTGGTGAATATGGCAGGATGTAGCATGTATAGGAAGGCTGGGAGAGGTGCAGTGTGATATAGTGGGTATAACGGAGGCCTGACTGGATGGAAGACATGACTGGGTGGTGAATATGGCAGGATGTAGCATGTATAGGAAGGCTGGGAGAGGTGCAGTGTGATATAGTGGGTATAACGGAGGCCTGACTGGATGGAAGACATGACTGGGTGGTGAATATGGCAGGATGTAGCATGTATAGGAAGGCTGGGAGAGGTGCAGTGTGATATAGTGGGTATAACGGAGGCCTGACTGGATGGAAGACATGACTGGGTGGTGAATATGGCAGGATGTAGCATGTATAGGAAGGCTGGGAGAGGTGCAGTGTGATATAGTGGGTATAACGGAGGCCTGGCTGGATGGAAGACATGACTGGGTGGTGAATATGGCAGGATGTAGCATGTATAGGAAGGCTAGGAGAGGTGCAGTGTGATATAGTGGGTATAACGGAGGCCTGGCTGGATGGAAGACATGACTGGGTGGTGAATATGGCAGGATGTAGCATGTATAGGAAGGCTAGGAGAGGTGCAGTGTGATATAGTGGGTATAACGGAGGCCTGACTGGATGGAAGACATGACTGGGTGGTGAATATGGCAGGATGTAGCATGTATAGGAAGGCTAGGAGAGGTGCAGTGTGATATAGTGGGTATAACGGAGACTTGACTGGATGGAAGACATGACTGGGTGGTGAATATGGCAGGATGTAGCATGTATAGGAAGGCTAGGAGAGGTGCAGTGTGATATAGTGGGTATAACGGAGGCCTGGCTGGATGGAAGACATGACTGCGTGGTGAATATGGCAGGATGTAGCATGTATAGGAAGGCTAGGAGAGGTGCAGTGTGATATAGTGGGTATAACGGAGACTTGACTGGATGGAAGACATGACTGGGTGGTGAATATGGCAGGATGTAGCATGTATAGGAAGGCTAGGAGAGGTGCAGTGTGATATAGTGGGTATAACGGAGGCCTGGCTGGATGGAAGACATGACTGGGTGGTGAATATGGCAGGATGTAGCATGTATAGGAAGGCTAGGAGAGGTGCAGTGTGATATAGTGGGTATAACGGAGGCCTGGCTGGATGGAAGACATGACTGGGTGGTGAATATGGCAGGATGTAGCATGTATAGGAAGGCTAGGAGAGGTGCAGTGTGATATAGTGGGTATAACGGAGGCCTGACTGGATGGAAGACATGACTGGGTGGTGAATATGGCAGGATGTAGCATGTATAGGAAGGCTAGGAGAGGTGCAGTGTGATATAGTGGGTATAACGGAGGCCTGGCTGGATGGAAGACATGACTGGGTGGTGAATATGGCAGGATGTAGCATGTTAGGAAGGATAGGAAAGGGGAGGGGTTAGAAGAGGGGATAAGGAGGTGCATTGTGGGTATATTCTTATGCAATCTGAAGGCGATGTCAAAGAAGagagggcagattcaattctaaaaaaagaATCGCAGTGTGGCCGTGAGACAGTACgtggtgatttaaaaaaaataataataatttagcggAAATACCGCTCACTTTTGCTGACACCCCATAGCGTTGTGAGCAAAACTAATcattactttttaccatataaacggtactaaaacgcgatgttctgaggaacattgtgaccaattaaatctgccccataaGCTTCATTCGATAAACCAAATCTTTTAAGCACAGAATTCCAGATTTTCCTCATTGGAAGACAGAGACAGACCTCCATTTATATGCAGAACAGTATCCCAGCAACACATGTCAATAGCCATTATTAGTGAAACACGTTGCTGGGACACTGTTGTTGATATGTAACCTGATTTTGACTCTTTATGCCTATGAGGAGGATCTGCAATTATATGTTGATGTAGGATGGGACAGATATTCTGTGAGTGCATACTATAAACTTGCTTGATCCAGTGGAGCTTTTATCTCTTCTTAAGTATGTCTTGTTTACATGCACGGGTTCATTTGTAACCGTGATCTATGCAAGAATCTGACCATGAGCACTGGTGTAGCTGTCTCCTCTACGTAACTAAGGTGGACTTTGAACCATTTACGGtcacactatagatataatctattgtatttatattaatagaaatgtaaGACCTAAAGATAGGACCAAACAACTCAGTCCTCCTCTAAGTATATGCCATCTAGTAAGAATTTCTAGTAATAAAAAGCCAACAATTTGGTTAGAGAAGTAGTTGAAGCAAAAATGGAAAATAGAGCTTTGAAATTGTTTAAACCTTGAAGGGACAGAAAATTAATATGGGAATACAAGGACTGTAGCAAACTATgtataaaaaaaggaaacaaagtgCAAAACATGGATTGCTACAGCTAGCAAGGATTGGTTATATACAGTCAGTAGTGTAAGTGGGCTGGTAAACGGGTACGTcatactgctacattgtaacactatcacattccagtcacttacattatacacacacatatacagatcagccacaacattaaagcacctgcctaatattgtgtaggtcccccttgtgccgccaaaacagctctgcccCATCAAGGTACGATTTACACAAGACCTCTCAAGGTGTCCattggtatctggcaccaagacgttagcagcagatcctttaagtcctgtaaattgtgaggtggggcctccatggctcggacttgtttttccagcacatcccacagatggtcGATCAGagtgagatctggggaatttggaggccaagtcaacaccttgaactctttgtcatgttcctcaaaccattcctgaacaagttttgcagtgtggagggcgcattatcctgcagaaagaggccactgccatctggGAATAGAGGTGTACTTGATCTACAAcagtgtttaggtaggtggtacgtgtcaaagtaacatccacatgaatgccaggacccaaggttttccagcagaacattgcccagagcatcacactgcctccgccggctgccttcttcccatagtgcatcctggggTCATCTCATTCCcagttcacttgtcagtggttttaattttgcgtctgatcagtgtatatacacAGTGCTGGAGGTGGGGAGTATATGGGGGTATGTCATACACACTActtctactgcctttattgtaacccTATCACAATCCAGTCACttccatctgtgtgtgtatatgtatgtatacagcagtatgtcataccgtcacttctacttCCTTCGTTTCAGTTACTTACATTTTCAATgacgccacttctaaat encodes the following:
- the SLC35B2 gene encoding adenosine 3'-phospho 5'-phosphosulfate transporter 1; the encoded protein is MFTVGRGICFPMVKSCVFGHESKSVVPEEPSATTRVEGDPSTSQQLLKLLFCAAGLQISYLTWGVLQERVMTRTYITTEPGIPGEKFRDSQFLVFMNRILALTVAGIYCAFTKQPRHGAPMYKYSFASLSNILSSWCQYEALKFISFPTQVLAKASKVIPVMLMGKLVSHKSYEYWEYFTAVLISVGVSMFLLSNGENYRPSGVTTFSGVVILVGYIVFDSFTSNWQDSLFKYKMSSVQMMFGVNLFSCLFTVFSLLEQGALQESIRFMTRHPDFAFHAGLLSVCSAFGQLFIFYTINKFGAAIFTIIMTLRQALAILLSCLLYGHPVSPVGAVGVAVVFLALFLRVYARGRMKKKGRKAADTPVVQKV